The following coding sequences lie in one Myxococcaceae bacterium JPH2 genomic window:
- a CDS encoding FAD-binding protein encodes MRHAKAVGKTTWRNWSGAVEAHPSAFLRPADLDALKAALRQASAQGATVRVVGSGHSFPPLCATDETMLSVDALTGVEAVDADAREATVWAGTPLRELGRELAQRGLGMENLGDIDKQSLGGALGTGTHGTGARFGVLATQARALTLVTARGEVVECSEETEPSLFRAAQVSLGALGVMARVRLKLLPAYRLSLARRTMSLEECLAGLDTARATHRHFEFFWFPHTDRVMTKAMDLTEESPRGMGVGRWFNELVLENALFGAVSRACRMKPSLCAPVSRLSARLASEGGMAGASHAMFATPRLVRFQEMEYAVPVERGPECLRELQAFIAREQLGVHFPVEYRFVRGDDIFLSPAHGGDRAFIAVHQYQGMPLEPYFSSAEAIFRNHGGRPHWGKLHTQTAATLKDLYPRWADFHRERERLDPEGRLLNPYLRRLFVESP; translated from the coding sequence ATGCGGCACGCGAAGGCGGTCGGCAAGACGACGTGGCGCAACTGGTCCGGCGCGGTGGAGGCGCACCCGAGCGCGTTCCTGCGCCCCGCGGACCTGGACGCATTGAAGGCCGCGCTGAGACAGGCCAGCGCCCAAGGTGCCACGGTGCGCGTGGTGGGCAGCGGGCACTCGTTCCCGCCGCTGTGCGCCACCGACGAGACGATGCTGTCCGTCGACGCGCTGACGGGCGTGGAGGCGGTGGACGCGGACGCGCGCGAGGCCACCGTCTGGGCAGGCACGCCGCTGCGGGAATTGGGACGTGAACTCGCGCAGCGGGGCCTGGGGATGGAGAACCTGGGCGACATCGACAAACAGTCGCTCGGAGGCGCGCTCGGCACGGGGACGCATGGCACGGGCGCGCGCTTCGGCGTGTTGGCCACACAGGCGCGTGCGCTGACGCTGGTCACGGCGCGCGGCGAGGTCGTGGAGTGCTCCGAGGAGACGGAGCCTTCGCTGTTTCGCGCGGCGCAGGTGTCGCTCGGCGCGCTGGGGGTGATGGCGCGCGTGCGGCTGAAGTTGTTGCCCGCGTATCGGCTGTCGCTCGCGCGCCGCACGATGTCGTTGGAGGAATGTCTGGCGGGGCTCGACACGGCGCGCGCCACGCATCGCCACTTCGAGTTCTTCTGGTTCCCTCACACGGACCGGGTGATGACCAAGGCGATGGACCTCACCGAGGAATCGCCCCGGGGCATGGGCGTGGGGCGCTGGTTCAACGAACTGGTGCTGGAGAACGCCCTCTTCGGCGCGGTGAGCCGCGCGTGCCGAATGAAGCCCTCGTTGTGCGCGCCCGTGAGCCGGCTGTCGGCGCGACTCGCGTCAGAGGGCGGAATGGCGGGCGCGAGCCACGCGATGTTCGCCACGCCTCGGTTGGTGCGCTTCCAGGAGATGGAATACGCGGTGCCCGTGGAGCGCGGCCCCGAGTGTCTGCGCGAGCTGCAAGCCTTCATCGCGCGCGAGCAGTTGGGTGTGCACTTCCCGGTGGAGTACCGCTTCGTGCGCGGTGACGACATCTTCCTCAGCCCCGCGCACGGCGGAGACCGCGCCTTCATCGCGGTGCATCAGTACCAGGGCATGCCCTTGGAGCCCTACTTCTCCAGCGCGGAGGCCATCTTCCGCAACCACGGTGGGCGTCCGCACTGGGGCAAGCTGCACACGCAGACCGCGGCGACGCTGAAGGACCTGTATCCACGCTGGGCGGACTTCCATCGCGAGCGAGAGCGTCTGGACCCGGAGGGTCGCTTACTCAATCCCTATCTGCGCCGCCTCTTCGTGGAGTCGCCCTGA
- a CDS encoding amino acid deaminase/aldolase: MPRDHAYYAKALEGRRLPLAFVDLDLLKDNATALVRRAGGKPIRLATKSVRCVSLIRRVLETVPGFQGLMCYRPDEAVRLRERGLTNLLMGYPVVDPEALAELCRPPSPVTLMVDCAEHVELAARAAQRHGARVPLCLDVDLSLDLPGLWFGVYRSPVRTPEDALKVARAIAASEGVFLAGVMGYEAQLAGVPDASPFAGMKNLAVRALQRGAVRAVHARRAAIVRALADAGFSLSFVNGGGTGSLESTRADASVTELAAGSGLFSPALFDGYRMFRHQPAAAFAIPVTRRPAPGIFTLQGGGFVASGAAGLDKLPRPYLPEGARLFPLEGVGEVQTPIAYDGPVPLPLGAPVFFRHAKAGELCEHFRTLLLLSEGRVVEEVPTYRGEWG, encoded by the coding sequence ATGCCGCGCGACCATGCCTATTACGCGAAGGCGCTGGAGGGACGGCGACTCCCGCTGGCGTTCGTGGACCTGGACCTGCTGAAGGACAACGCCACGGCCCTGGTCCGCCGCGCGGGAGGCAAGCCCATCCGGCTGGCCACCAAGTCCGTGCGTTGCGTGTCGCTCATCCGGCGCGTGCTCGAGACAGTCCCTGGCTTCCAGGGGCTCATGTGCTACCGCCCCGATGAAGCCGTGCGGCTGCGCGAGCGAGGCCTGACGAACCTGTTGATGGGTTATCCGGTCGTGGATCCCGAGGCGCTCGCGGAGCTGTGTCGTCCACCTTCGCCCGTCACGCTCATGGTGGATTGCGCCGAGCATGTCGAACTCGCGGCGCGAGCGGCCCAGCGCCATGGCGCGCGCGTGCCCTTGTGCCTGGACGTGGACCTGTCGCTGGACCTGCCGGGCCTGTGGTTCGGCGTGTATCGCTCGCCCGTGCGCACGCCCGAGGATGCGCTGAAGGTGGCGCGCGCCATCGCGGCCTCGGAGGGGGTGTTCCTCGCGGGGGTGATGGGCTACGAGGCGCAGCTCGCGGGCGTGCCCGATGCGTCACCCTTCGCGGGCATGAAGAACCTGGCGGTGCGCGCGCTCCAGCGCGGCGCGGTGAGGGCGGTGCATGCGCGGCGCGCGGCGATTGTCCGAGCGCTGGCGGACGCGGGCTTCTCGCTGTCGTTCGTGAACGGCGGGGGCACGGGCAGCCTCGAGTCCACGCGCGCGGACGCGAGCGTCACGGAGCTCGCCGCGGGCAGTGGCTTGTTCTCTCCCGCGCTCTTCGATGGCTACCGCATGTTTCGCCATCAGCCCGCGGCGGCCTTCGCCATCCCCGTCACGCGTCGGCCCGCGCCGGGCATCTTCACGCTCCAGGGCGGTGGCTTCGTCGCCTCGGGGGCGGCGGGACTGGACAAGCTGCCCCGGCCCTACCTGCCGGAGGGGGCTCGGCTGTTCCCGTTGGAGGGCGTGGGCGAGGTGCAGACACCCATCGCCTACGACGGGCCCGTGCCGCTGCCGCTGGGCGCGCCCGTCTTCTTCCGGCACGCGAAGGCCGGGGAACTGTGCGAGCACTTCCGGACGCTTCTGCTGCTCTCCGAGGGGCGGGTCGTCGAGGAGGTGCCAACCTATCGGGGCGAGTGGGGGTGA
- a CDS encoding LuxR family transcriptional regulator has protein sequence MIQMTSEDQHLLRDLEALLANMEPGSEAMPAVVAALKDALRAERAVAYGVEVGPERYHATYSHCAGFPQSPNVLAEVLDEFLPGVGDPWGYFDPAHPAPSQRNQALRFRPLAETTQSEPPLYAPGSEPWELLGIPAEQWARTLERVTARTGSLYRRLGLDRMAQLRTLVCEGATLLGWVGAFRTEPFTERDELLLQSLTPALQRRLAMDTRLREAGLLGSALEAALEALGRPAWVVTATGRVVHTNKAGRQRLDEDARGLASQVRDCLRSVPGSGPLFSSSLRSPGLPDHFLVLDPGPPPDHTTRVRRLALRWALTAREIQVLEHVVQGETNKAIAAHLGCAERTVEVHVTHLLNKAQVESRSALISRFFQAA, from the coding sequence TTGATTCAAATGACTTCCGAGGATCAGCACCTGCTGCGAGACCTCGAGGCGCTGCTGGCGAATATGGAGCCGGGTTCGGAGGCCATGCCCGCCGTGGTGGCCGCCCTCAAAGATGCCCTGCGCGCTGAGCGCGCCGTGGCTTATGGCGTCGAAGTAGGACCCGAGCGCTACCACGCGACTTATTCTCACTGCGCGGGATTTCCTCAATCTCCGAATGTCCTGGCGGAAGTCCTGGACGAGTTCCTCCCGGGAGTGGGTGACCCATGGGGTTACTTCGATCCCGCCCATCCGGCGCCGTCCCAGCGCAACCAGGCCCTGCGCTTCCGCCCTCTGGCGGAGACCACACAGAGCGAACCTCCACTGTACGCGCCGGGTTCGGAGCCCTGGGAGCTGTTAGGCATTCCCGCGGAGCAGTGGGCCCGCACGCTGGAGCGAGTCACCGCGCGCACCGGGTCGCTGTATCGCCGACTGGGATTGGACCGCATGGCGCAGCTGCGCACGCTCGTCTGCGAAGGCGCGACGCTGCTGGGCTGGGTGGGAGCGTTCCGGACCGAGCCCTTCACCGAGCGCGATGAGCTGCTGCTCCAGTCGTTGACGCCCGCACTCCAGCGCAGGCTGGCCATGGACACGCGACTGCGCGAGGCGGGGCTGCTGGGCTCGGCGCTCGAGGCGGCGCTGGAGGCGCTGGGTCGCCCCGCCTGGGTCGTCACCGCGACGGGCCGGGTGGTGCACACCAACAAGGCGGGCCGTCAGCGATTGGACGAAGACGCGCGCGGGCTCGCCTCTCAGGTCCGCGACTGCCTGCGCAGCGTTCCAGGTTCAGGGCCATTGTTCTCCAGCTCGCTGCGCAGCCCGGGCCTGCCGGATCACTTCCTGGTGTTGGATCCAGGCCCCCCTCCCGACCACACCACGCGCGTGCGGCGGCTGGCCCTTCGGTGGGCGCTCACCGCCCGCGAGATTCAAGTCCTGGAGCACGTGGTGCAGGGCGAGACGAACAAGGCCATCGCCGCGCACCTGGGCTGTGCCGAGCGCACGGTGGAGGTGCACGTCACCCATCTGCTGAACAAGGCGCAGGTCGAGAGCCGCTCCGCGCTCATCTCTCGTTTCTTCCAGGCGGCGTGA
- a CDS encoding metallophosphoesterase: MPRVSTSRASRIHAALTRADAAVARGPVSVPAEGAPRALRVVMGDPQANFEHLLAILEARGLLGDDGVLRPDSQLVLVGDCFDWGPRDERRAVAASALRLLAWSATHPADAVVMLLGNHDLGRVGELADFTDATFATAQAEADRIYVGDATHEPEEQAFLARWPQVPNAELVARDFSTWNEAQRDWVTHLLRARRFRAAHAAGSNLLVLHAGVTHEDLDVLGVPGPHRADAGEVARALNAALDAAVAAWTSGPLVIPGLHAPGNAAEGEGRGIFYQRPSLLPEDAQRVRGTPRRRFDPRRLPAGLVQVVGHTRDKRTRELLQRPGPVRDGVLRHLVTDGTRVEYAHGTPANPGPREAVLLFTDGAMRECPAEDFELLDLDTRRAALPR; the protein is encoded by the coding sequence ATGCCGCGCGTGAGCACCTCTCGCGCCTCTCGCATCCACGCCGCACTCACGCGCGCCGACGCCGCTGTCGCGCGCGGCCCTGTCTCTGTCCCAGCGGAAGGAGCGCCGCGCGCCCTCCGCGTCGTGATGGGAGACCCCCAGGCGAACTTCGAGCACCTCCTCGCCATCCTGGAGGCGCGCGGTCTCTTGGGCGACGACGGCGTGTTGAGGCCCGACAGTCAGCTCGTCCTCGTGGGCGACTGCTTCGACTGGGGCCCACGCGATGAGCGGCGCGCGGTCGCGGCGAGCGCCTTGCGACTCCTTGCATGGTCCGCGACACACCCCGCCGACGCGGTGGTGATGCTGCTCGGCAATCATGACCTCGGCCGCGTGGGCGAGCTGGCGGACTTCACCGATGCGACGTTCGCCACCGCCCAAGCCGAAGCGGACCGCATCTACGTTGGCGACGCGACGCATGAGCCCGAGGAGCAGGCCTTCCTCGCGCGCTGGCCCCAAGTCCCCAACGCCGAGCTGGTGGCGCGCGACTTCAGCACCTGGAACGAGGCCCAGCGCGACTGGGTGACGCACCTCTTGCGCGCGAGGCGCTTCCGCGCGGCCCACGCCGCGGGCTCGAACCTCCTCGTGTTGCACGCGGGAGTCACGCACGAGGACCTGGACGTGCTCGGCGTGCCGGGCCCTCACCGCGCGGATGCGGGCGAGGTGGCGCGCGCACTCAACGCGGCGCTGGACGCGGCCGTGGCGGCGTGGACCTCGGGGCCGCTCGTCATCCCGGGCCTGCACGCGCCTGGAAACGCGGCGGAGGGCGAGGGGCGCGGCATCTTCTACCAGCGCCCCAGCCTGCTGCCCGAGGATGCCCAGCGCGTGCGAGGCACACCGCGCCGAAGGTTCGATCCGCGCCGGTTGCCGGCGGGACTGGTGCAGGTGGTGGGACACACCCGCGACAAGCGAACCCGCGAGCTGCTTCAGCGCCCCGGGCCCGTGCGAGACGGCGTGCTGCGCCACCTGGTGACGGACGGAACCCGGGTGGAGTACGCGCACGGGACCCCGGCCAATCCGGGGCCCCGAGAGGCCGTGCTCCTCTTCACCGACGGCGCCATGCGCGAGTGTCCGGCCGAGGACTTCGAGCTGCTCGACCTGGACACCCGTCGCGCCGCGCTACCGCGCTGA
- a CDS encoding thioredoxin family protein — MRTLVACLLLSLSGLVACTASHANVSTDASHAESPLPFIADDYGRALAEAKAKGVPLFVDTWAPWCHTCRSMRAYVFTDAALAKHAGRFVWVELNTDLAQNAAFQEKYPVEFWPTFFIIDPREEKALLRFAGSATAPQLEKLFEDGERAYKGGATGAEALLARGDALYGEGKPTEAAEALTLALAEAPADWSRRGRALESLTMAMYGAKQHEACARKAIEELPRVPRSLSWANSVLNGLTCAMSLPEDSAAGAELRHTLEAKAREALGPPAITMTADDRSGLYEMLTETREADGDKAGSRAVAEQWLSYLEGEAAKAPNPDARSVFDSHRMLAAMKLEQPQRVIPAIEQSERDLPQDYNPPARLATLYRVSGRLDDALAASDRALTKVQGARRLGVLTGRADIYLARKEPAAAVKTVEDALAYAKTLPAAQVSPRQVEGLEKKLATVKAAAQPTSAR, encoded by the coding sequence ATGCGTACGCTCGTTGCCTGCCTGCTCCTGTCCTTGTCGGGGCTCGTCGCCTGCACTGCCTCGCACGCGAACGTGTCCACCGACGCGTCCCATGCCGAGAGCCCCCTTCCTTTCATCGCGGATGACTACGGCCGCGCGCTCGCCGAGGCGAAAGCCAAGGGCGTGCCGCTGTTCGTCGACACGTGGGCGCCCTGGTGCCACACCTGTCGCTCGATGCGCGCGTATGTCTTCACCGACGCGGCGCTCGCCAAGCACGCGGGCCGCTTCGTCTGGGTGGAGCTGAACACCGACCTGGCGCAGAACGCGGCGTTCCAGGAGAAGTACCCGGTGGAGTTCTGGCCCACCTTCTTCATCATCGACCCGCGCGAGGAGAAGGCCCTGCTGCGCTTCGCCGGCAGCGCCACCGCGCCGCAGCTCGAGAAGCTCTTCGAGGACGGAGAGCGCGCGTACAAGGGCGGCGCCACTGGTGCCGAGGCCCTGCTCGCGCGAGGCGATGCCCTGTATGGCGAGGGCAAGCCGACGGAGGCCGCCGAGGCGCTCACGCTGGCGCTCGCCGAGGCGCCCGCCGACTGGTCTCGCCGAGGCCGCGCGCTGGAGTCGCTGACGATGGCCATGTACGGCGCCAAGCAGCATGAGGCCTGCGCGCGCAAGGCGATTGAAGAGCTGCCGCGCGTCCCGCGTTCGCTGTCGTGGGCGAACAGCGTGCTCAACGGCCTGACGTGCGCGATGTCCTTGCCCGAGGACAGCGCCGCGGGCGCGGAGCTGCGGCACACGCTGGAGGCGAAGGCGCGCGAGGCGCTCGGCCCTCCCGCCATCACCATGACGGCGGACGACCGCTCCGGCCTCTACGAGATGCTCACCGAGACGCGCGAGGCGGATGGCGACAAGGCCGGCAGCCGCGCCGTGGCGGAGCAGTGGCTGTCGTACCTGGAGGGCGAGGCCGCCAAGGCGCCGAACCCCGACGCGCGCTCTGTCTTTGATTCGCACCGCATGCTGGCCGCGATGAAGCTGGAGCAGCCCCAGCGCGTCATCCCCGCCATCGAGCAGAGCGAGCGCGACCTGCCCCAGGACTACAACCCGCCCGCGCGCCTGGCCACGCTGTATCGCGTGTCGGGGCGGCTGGATGACGCGCTCGCCGCGAGCGACCGCGCGCTGACGAAGGTGCAGGGCGCTCGCCGGCTGGGCGTGCTCACGGGCCGGGCCGACATCTACCTCGCCCGCAAGGAGCCGGCGGCGGCGGTGAAGACGGTGGAGGATGCGCTCGCCTACGCGAAGACGCTGCCCGCCGCGCAGGTGTCCCCGCGTCAGGTGGAAGGGCTGGAGAAGAAGCTGGCCACCGTGAAGGCGGCGGCCCAGCCCACCTCAGCGCGGTAG
- a CDS encoding 50S ribosome-binding GTPase — protein sequence MKDPNALRHALASALDALPAPERFPEAADADVARRLVERLRRDLIPRLGAGDAPLLLVAIAGPNNVGKSTLFNALAGASLSPARPEGGLTKQCLAASHPETWTGELKDFLTRRYDIIPVASGDVAPVDQPGPAGRLYLVLSDAVPRGLLVMDTPDFDSVYRDNRERAEALLVTVDVLVFVVSRQTYQNAALVDFLRAAVGHGRPYLLVYNEATREEVARAHLEKLAADVGHPPLARYLAPHQPDVEAGLAPLATQPLDGATSLAARLGQAEHARELKARALAASLADARLEMETVANAAERAAREPDRLRQRLRHELQGVGAQAALKAVPADVLIDAFRDELDARSTFHRWVRLPFRGLATALTFVSRKVRESFTGPEAHAALPTQSVDATLRDGLRRLVDAFAPEVAAWRGDEATRARLAEAFGPATLARLDEPLGMESFHAHAADRITLYDFCRQLVGAELQGGMREELLQTFTTLVYSVPSGAAAVVTVATGGIGHDAVVWAGTLLSTPLLERFVDLLGAQVRATVTRKWADAHGATLAREMEQHIFTDLLGHLDDQTEAWTQVSSRLRVASASATGGHSS from the coding sequence ATGAAGGACCCCAACGCCCTGCGCCATGCCCTCGCATCCGCTCTGGATGCCTTGCCCGCTCCCGAGCGCTTCCCCGAAGCCGCGGACGCCGACGTCGCGCGCAGGCTCGTGGAGCGCCTGCGCCGCGACCTGATTCCCCGGCTCGGCGCGGGGGATGCGCCGCTGCTCCTGGTGGCCATCGCCGGCCCCAACAACGTGGGCAAGTCCACGCTCTTCAACGCGCTGGCGGGCGCGTCCCTGTCCCCCGCGCGCCCCGAGGGCGGCCTGACCAAGCAATGTCTGGCGGCCTCGCACCCGGAGACCTGGACGGGCGAGCTGAAGGACTTCCTCACCCGCCGCTACGACATCATTCCGGTGGCCTCGGGAGACGTGGCACCCGTGGACCAGCCCGGTCCCGCAGGGCGTCTGTATCTGGTGCTGTCGGACGCGGTGCCGCGCGGCCTGCTGGTGATGGACACACCAGACTTCGACAGCGTGTACCGCGACAACCGCGAGCGCGCCGAGGCACTGCTCGTCACCGTGGACGTGCTGGTGTTCGTGGTGAGCCGGCAGACGTACCAGAACGCGGCGCTGGTGGACTTCCTGCGCGCGGCGGTGGGCCATGGGCGTCCGTATCTGCTCGTCTACAACGAGGCCACCCGCGAGGAAGTGGCGCGCGCGCACCTGGAGAAGCTCGCGGCGGATGTCGGCCATCCGCCCCTGGCGCGCTACCTCGCGCCGCATCAGCCGGACGTGGAGGCGGGCCTCGCACCGCTGGCCACTCAGCCCTTGGATGGAGCGACCTCCCTGGCCGCGCGACTGGGACAGGCCGAGCACGCGCGCGAGCTGAAGGCCCGCGCCCTGGCGGCATCACTCGCGGACGCGCGCCTGGAGATGGAGACCGTGGCGAACGCCGCCGAGCGGGCCGCGCGCGAACCGGATCGACTCAGGCAGCGCCTGCGTCATGAGCTTCAAGGCGTGGGCGCGCAGGCAGCGCTCAAGGCCGTCCCCGCGGACGTGCTCATCGATGCGTTCCGCGACGAGCTGGATGCGCGCAGCACGTTCCACCGCTGGGTGCGGCTGCCGTTCCGAGGACTGGCCACGGCGCTCACCTTCGTGAGCCGCAAGGTGCGCGAGTCCTTCACCGGTCCCGAGGCGCACGCCGCGCTCCCCACGCAGTCCGTGGATGCGACGCTGAGAGATGGCCTTCGCAGGTTGGTGGACGCATTCGCGCCCGAGGTGGCCGCGTGGCGCGGCGACGAGGCCACCCGAGCACGTCTGGCGGAGGCCTTTGGACCCGCGACGCTCGCGCGGCTGGATGAGCCTCTGGGAATGGAGTCGTTCCACGCGCACGCGGCGGATCGCATCACGCTGTATGACTTCTGTCGCCAGCTCGTGGGCGCCGAACTCCAAGGTGGGATGCGCGAGGAGCTGCTCCAAACGTTCACCACCCTCGTCTACTCAGTGCCCTCCGGCGCGGCGGCCGTCGTCACCGTTGCCACCGGAGGAATCGGACATGACGCGGTTGTCTGGGCTGGCACGTTATTATCCACACCGCTGCTCGAGCGCTTCGTGGATCTGCTCGGTGCGCAGGTGCGCGCAACGGTGACACGCAAGTGGGCCGACGCGCACGGAGCCACTTTGGCTCGCGAAATGGAGCAACACATCTTCACCGACCTGTTGGGACACCTCGATGACCAAACCGAGGCCTGGACGCAAGTGTCCTCCCGTCTCAGGGTCGCAAGTGCCTCTGCGACTGGAGGGCACTCCTCCTGA
- a CDS encoding helix-turn-helix transcriptional regulator yields the protein MYGEREKALRKTLGRNARAARERQKLTQADVAERINLATEVYGRIERGRSFPSIPTFLRLCHALHEPSDRMLGLEDTGGLGDIELALVTEPTAPAAGEHPPELRRLLRTLQGCEPGELRALRRLLAAMKKPIR from the coding sequence ATGTACGGGGAGCGTGAGAAGGCACTGAGGAAGACGCTCGGCAGGAACGCGCGTGCGGCTCGCGAACGCCAGAAGCTGACCCAGGCGGACGTGGCGGAGCGCATCAACCTGGCCACCGAGGTCTATGGTCGGATCGAGCGCGGTCGCTCGTTTCCCAGCATTCCCACTTTTCTCCGGCTATGCCATGCCTTGCATGAGCCGTCGGACCGGATGCTGGGTTTGGAGGACACGGGCGGGCTCGGAGACATCGAGCTGGCGCTGGTCACCGAGCCGACAGCGCCCGCGGCGGGCGAGCACCCGCCGGAGCTCCGGCGCCTCCTGCGCACACTGCAGGGTTGCGAACCGGGCGAGCTGCGGGCCCTGAGGCGGCTCCTGGCGGCGATGAAGAAGCCCATCCGCTGA
- the traB gene encoding outer membrane exchange protein TraB — protein MKPSLSLILLLALGLATPALGAPDARFDIQLFRPSGAPQDLVLVSQSRPLSHLSASAGPYFSYTFNPLTLVPKDGDVGKISLVGNRLQLDVMGSVGLFDWAEVGVDVPLILAQGGQNLEVIGTEGSVASSVLGDLRLTGKVAVPGLRRPAEGHGFGAALTLNVSFPSGDQEAFASDGELTWAPGLVVDYRFESGILLAFNGGFWKRPDHIFNNVKLGDMAPFGLGTEVPILRGSGITALAMVSGAVGLEKLPGQARQVPAELLVGLRWYSSTGVTFTFGGGAGCGCSLGSPTLSFFTSIIWVPAKTREWEALERFKDPPKPPPPPVDPDGDSVIGDKDRCPDIAGPVENAGCPDTDRDNDKVVDRLDKCPDVPAGSHGRDGCPLARMSGNKIVILEQVNFATDQDVILSESFPILEEVSRVMTDNTSIDRVLVEGHTDSRASDAYNLELSKRRAASVKRFLIESGVAAERVCSQGFGRSRPVADNESEEGMALNRRVEFTIQPPSEGPRPPCPDEEPPAKKGRKGGRAKPTSAPVAPAPGGAKK, from the coding sequence ATGAAGCCCTCGCTCTCCCTCATCCTCCTGCTGGCGTTGGGCCTGGCCACTCCTGCCCTCGGCGCGCCCGACGCTCGCTTCGACATCCAGCTCTTCCGGCCGTCGGGTGCGCCGCAGGACCTCGTGCTGGTGAGCCAGTCGCGGCCCCTGTCGCACCTGTCCGCGTCCGCGGGGCCGTACTTCAGCTACACGTTCAATCCCTTGACCCTCGTGCCCAAGGACGGGGACGTGGGGAAGATCAGCCTCGTGGGCAACCGCCTGCAGCTCGACGTCATGGGCTCGGTCGGTCTGTTTGATTGGGCCGAGGTGGGCGTGGATGTTCCCCTCATCCTCGCGCAGGGCGGACAGAACCTGGAGGTCATCGGCACCGAGGGCTCTGTCGCCAGCTCCGTGCTCGGGGACCTTCGCCTCACGGGCAAGGTGGCAGTCCCAGGCCTGCGCCGTCCCGCGGAGGGCCATGGCTTCGGCGCGGCCCTCACCCTCAACGTCAGCTTCCCCTCGGGTGACCAGGAGGCGTTCGCCAGCGATGGCGAGCTGACGTGGGCGCCCGGGCTCGTGGTCGACTACCGCTTCGAGTCCGGCATCCTCCTCGCGTTCAACGGGGGCTTCTGGAAGCGACCGGACCACATCTTCAACAACGTGAAGCTCGGGGACATGGCGCCGTTCGGCCTGGGCACCGAGGTCCCCATCCTGCGCGGCAGCGGCATCACCGCCCTGGCCATGGTCAGCGGCGCCGTGGGCCTGGAGAAGTTGCCGGGACAGGCTCGGCAGGTGCCCGCGGAGCTGCTCGTCGGCTTGCGCTGGTACAGCTCCACGGGCGTCACCTTCACGTTCGGCGGCGGCGCGGGATGTGGATGCTCGCTGGGCTCGCCCACGCTGAGCTTCTTCACGTCCATCATCTGGGTGCCCGCGAAGACGCGCGAGTGGGAGGCCCTGGAGCGCTTCAAGGATCCGCCCAAGCCTCCGCCTCCGCCCGTGGATCCGGACGGCGACTCGGTGATTGGTGACAAGGACCGCTGCCCGGACATCGCGGGCCCGGTGGAGAACGCGGGCTGCCCGGATACGGATCGCGACAACGACAAGGTCGTGGACCGACTCGACAAGTGTCCGGACGTACCTGCTGGGAGCCACGGCCGTGACGGCTGCCCGCTCGCGCGCATGTCGGGGAACAAGATCGTCATCCTGGAGCAGGTGAACTTCGCCACCGACCAGGACGTCATCCTCTCCGAGTCCTTCCCCATCCTCGAGGAGGTGTCTCGCGTGATGACGGACAACACGAGCATCGACCGGGTGCTCGTGGAAGGACACACGGACTCACGCGCGAGCGACGCCTACAACCTGGAGTTGTCGAAGCGCCGCGCCGCGAGCGTGAAGCGCTTCCTCATCGAGAGCGGCGTCGCGGCGGAGCGGGTCTGCTCGCAGGGCTTCGGGCGCAGCCGGCCCGTGGCGGACAACGAGAGCGAAGAGGGGATGGCCCTCAATCGCCGCGTCGAGTTCACCATCCAGCCTCCGAGCGAGGGACCGCGTCCGCCGTGCCCGGATGAAGAGCCTCCGGCGAAGAAGGGCCGCAAGGGCGGACGCGCGAAGCCGACCTCTGCCCCCGTCGCGCCTGCCCCTGGCGGGGCGAAGAAGTAA
- a CDS encoding Ig-like domain-containing protein: protein MTTSRLPVRPFLGLLALSVLSACGPTPTTITLQPPEVRYLRATGQSVALEYTVQDAEGQRMASPRLRWTSSAPEVASVQDDGTVVVRKSGKTIIGVQGGRAKAAVPLELTILSALDVRAPGSDFVETGRTIKLHMVARNEQGHIIPNPAIAFRSSDEAVAYVKDGLLVAASPGVATVTASLGHLNRAIAVQVVPVDFVRLGLNLTSYTFKKMGQSIQLQARAYNRNGAVLDKVPLEWFSSDASVVTVSPEGRVTAVGVGRAVVSVVAGRRRTAADFIVGR from the coding sequence GTGACGACGTCGCGCCTGCCTGTTCGCCCATTCCTTGGCCTCCTCGCCCTCAGCGTGCTGAGCGCGTGCGGCCCCACGCCGACCACCATCACCCTGCAACCTCCCGAGGTGCGCTACCTGCGCGCGACGGGACAGAGCGTGGCGCTGGAGTACACCGTCCAGGATGCGGAAGGGCAGCGCATGGCGAGTCCTCGCCTGCGCTGGACCAGCTCCGCGCCCGAGGTGGCCTCGGTGCAAGACGACGGCACCGTGGTGGTGCGCAAGTCGGGGAAGACCATCATCGGCGTGCAGGGAGGTCGCGCGAAGGCGGCGGTGCCGCTGGAGCTCACCATCCTCAGCGCGCTGGATGTGCGAGCCCCGGGCTCGGACTTCGTGGAGACGGGCCGCACCATCAAGCTGCACATGGTGGCGCGCAACGAGCAGGGACACATCATCCCCAATCCGGCCATCGCGTTCCGCTCCAGCGATGAGGCGGTGGCGTACGTGAAGGACGGTCTGCTCGTGGCCGCGTCGCCCGGAGTGGCCACGGTGACGGCCTCGCTGGGACACTTGAATCGAGCCATCGCCGTGCAGGTCGTGCCCGTGGACTTCGTGCGCCTGGGCCTCAACCTGACGTCGTACACGTTCAAGAAAATGGGCCAGTCGATTCAGCTCCAGGCCCGTGCGTACAACCGCAACGGCGCGGTGCTCGACAAGGTTCCGCTGGAGTGGTTCTCGTCGGACGCGTCCGTCGTCACGGTGTCCCCCGAGGGGCGAGTGACCGCCGTGGGCGTGGGCCGCGCGGTGGTCTCCGTCGTCGCGGGACGCCGACGCACGGCCGCGGACTTCATCGTCGGGCGGTGA